GTTTGAGCAGAATGATGAATGAGAACTTTTTAGGGCACAATCAATCACCATGAATTAATTCAGTGTCAAGCATGTATCTGCACGGTTAATATGTCTAAAATCATCAAATCAGTCATAATTATCTTACTTTCAACTGAACTTGCAATTATTTTTTGATGCTGGGGTAGATATTGGTGAAGAAGCGATTGAAGATGAGAACGTCATGGGTGATCGACCTAATGGTGCTTGTGTGCAAATATGTGATCTTTAGCTAGTATTCAAATACAACGGGTGATTATAAACTCTCAATATATGTAGAAGAAAAATTCCTGCCTCAATTTCGGCTTAAGATCTCAATCGGGGGAAAATGTGTTTCAACATAGGTCAGAACTCGACGAATCGACAATTTCTTTTGGGGCCGATAATTTGAATTGACTCCTAACATTCAATATTGAATCTTTTTTCGATTCTTTATTATTGGATGAGATAATAACTTTTAAATTAGTGACAGTATGGCAAAGTAACAAAATGGGGATGTAACTCAAGTGGTAGAGTGATTTCAATGTTTGGAATAGATCTTGGTCCGACTCCTTGCGTCTCCAttgtattttttattattattgttataGCATATGTATATCATAGCTAACTGGTAGAGCGTGATTTCAACGGTTGAAATAGATCTTAATTGGTTCAACTTTGCATCTCCATTTATAGCTTTTACGGTGGTGTCATTCCCATACCCAAAAGCTCTTTTACCACACCTCATAtctgtttttttaatattattctaATTTGATTTAGTTTACAAACCACTCAAACTACCTTTTTTAAAAACTTTTTTTCTCTCCATGGAATAGATTTTAGTTCAACTTCTTGCGTCTCCGttatgttatatatgtatttgtttAACTAAAATAATTTCCAATATTGCAAAATTCCATCCCTCATCCATTTCATTTCTCCGAAGCCCACTAACATGTCCAATAGTATGGTCCAGCCCACCCACTGGGCCATAGTATGAACCTTCGTAGGAAATTGCCACACTCGACAAAACACGCGTGTGGCTcccaatctctctctctctctctctcagctcATTTAGTTGATTTCCAAATCTGAACCGAAATCCCAAATCGGAGCTCCACAAAAATGGCGTCCACCACCTTCAGCGGAGACGAAACGGCTCCCTTCTTCGGCTTTCTCGGCGCCGCCGCCGCCCTAGTCTTCTCCTGTAAGTATAAACCTTCCTCAGCTCTCCGATCATAATTTTCTCGCATAGAAATTTCAGGTTTCTAgggttttgttctttttcagGCATGGGAGCGGCGTACGGGACGGCGAAGAGCGGCGTCGGCGTGGCGTCGATGGGAGTGATGAGGCCGGAGCTGGTGATGAAGTCGATTGTGCCGGTGGTTATGGCGGGAGTGTTGGGGATTTATGGTTTGATCATTGCTGTGATCATCAGTACTGGGATTAATCCAAAGGCTAAGTCTTATTATCTTTTTGACGGCTATGCACATCTCTCCTCCGGTCTTGCTTGCGGCCTCGCCGGTCTCTCTGCCGGAATGGCTATCGGAATCGTTGGTGATGCCGGTGTTAGGTGAGCTTTTGGctttgttttagtgtttattGTTTAGTTTTGTTTGAATGTTTGGTGTTTTCGTTTGGTTATGTTTGAATGTTTGGTGGCATTTCGAATTCGCTAAGGAATTGTGTTGTTGTTTCGAGTAGCAGCAGTAGTGTAGAAATCGAGTGATTCTTAGTGTTTCGTATCGATGAACGTTGTTGAATTTTGTATACAATGTTTGCTCTGTTGATAACAAATTGAATTGGATCCTGATCTTCAGGCTGTTGATTATGAAATTCTCGTTATGGATAAGTTATCTGTGTTATGTGTTTACTTGGCTCTGATGTAGCGATACTGATGAGCTTGTTCTCTTGTGGTCGCTGGGCTTActttgtatatagtttcacTAGAATGTAATGTGTTTAGAGGTGATTATTGGATATTTGCTTTCGATTTTATGTGCATAGCGTGTGGATAAAAGCTGTTTATTCGAATTGGTGTTTGCTTGGTTCTCATTTTGCTGAATTGATTTTCTTTGGCAGAGCTAATGCACAGCAGCCAAAGCTTTTTGTTGGAATGATTTTGATTCTCATCTTCGCTGAAGCGTTGGCTCTGTATGGTTTAATTGTTGGGATCATCCTTTCATCCCGAGCTGGGCAGTCCAGAGCAGATTAGAGGTACCATTCGtgcaggcttctgatgcgagttgttTTGCGTCTTAAGTTACTCGCTGGTCTAAGATACTCATTCGGTGTGCAGAGTTCCCCCCGTGTGTGCAGTGTTTCGTTATGTTATCAGTCTTGCATAGTTGGGAAGAAATATCCATTTTCTTTTGTAGGATTTGATGATTTGTCTTGGAAATAAAAGCTCTTATCAACTgattcttcacctttttatttttttggctgtaaaaattataattgcaGAGTTCTGAGCTCAACCTCCATGAAAGCAGAAAGCTCTTATCAATGCAATGATCTTTTATTCCTCTAATCAAcattaaaaattcaaatatctgATTACCATATATCGAAATACATAAGCAGGTAAATGCCTCTTTAGATAGTAACACGAGCAATGGGAAGGTTGGAACAGAGAAAGAATTTGTTGAATGAACCATTGGTAATAATAGTCTGTACTTCAGAAAAATAACAAAGACATAACATAACAGAAGGTAGAAGTTCAAAATCAACCACCGGGATTCCTAATCTACATTGGCTGCTTAAAATGCCGTGGTATATAGCACACTCATGGAATTACTTTACAAATATACTAGGAAGCATCAAACCTTACATCTAGCCTGAGCAAATTTACAACCTTTCTTACAGTCGAATACAATTAGAACAGGGACAATAGCAAATGGAATATTTGCCAAGGAACCATAACCATATACATTAATGGTATCAGACGCCCTCAAAACTTCTACAATGTTAATCCCAGAACAAGCTTAAACCAGATGCTTCAAACTCTCTGTCCAACGGTAAGATCTCCGCCTTGTCGTAGATTCTCGAGGTGTAAATCTTAGTCCAAACATTTCCTTGAAAGCCTGCTCTGGCTCTACTGAACCAACCAGCTTAGCAACAACATTAGCACTATCTGAAATGTGATCCATGTTGTTTGTATCACTCCACAGGCGATTTGCTAATTGCAACCTCCTATTCTTCGAGTTTAGGCCAATACCCCATTTTAGGTAGAGGTTATCTCTTTCGTCTTTGGAGAGCCTCTTGCTCATTTGCTTGCTCAGCATGTGTCTCTCACTGCATAAAGCCCTCAGGCTATTCATACAATAAAACATGTTGAATTCAATCAGTGCATACAACAGACTGTAACAAAGTGAAAAAGTGAGATTCTTGACTACTAAGAGATCGGTTATGATACCTTGAAGCGGGTGTTAGACCATCTTCGAAAGCTTGATCTCCCTTTAGAAAGGTGCCTTTAAGGAAGGACAATCTCCTGAGCTCAACCTCCATGTATATAGAATCACTTGGATCACCTTTAAATAGCAGGAAGAAGTAAGTCCTGTGAACCAACGATACATTGCAAGCGTGCCAAAGTTCAACAATCTCTCTTTGCAGCCGCTTAAATTCTGATGGCCACGTTGAATCATTTTCCTCATCCATAGGCATTGGGTCCAAGCCAACATCTTTTACCTCCCTCGTAGATGGTATCGATCTTAAACCTGTCTCTTGTACAGGCCAATCCACTGGTATCAACCTTAGATCTGTCTCTGGTGTAGACCTTGCATCTGTCTCTGGTAGAGTCTCTGGTATAGGTGTCGTATCAGTCCCCGATAACTACAATTGGAGGCAACAGTTGTTAGTGACAAAAAATAGGACAACCATTATTGGCTTTATAGCAAGTACAATTAGATTCAATAACGTATCTTCTTACTACCAAAATCAATGGTTTTTGGGATATTTCACAAAAgtgataaaaatgaaaacactCACCATCGAATCAGGAAGTTGAGTAGTGCTCTGGGTGTCCATCATTTCCGTTATTCCATCAACTGAATAATTGCTTTGAGTAATCTTGTCATCAGTTTCTTCAACTAAATAACTTCTTTCAGTAGTCTTCTCATTGTCATCAGTTGTGGTTGTTTCCCTCGTATCTTCAACTAAAGAACTGCTTTCAGTAGTCCTGTCATCAGTTGTGGTTAATTCCTTCgtttcttcaactaaagaacTTGCTTCAATACTCTTGTCATTAGTTGTGGATTCAGTATTATATGGTTTGCACTCATCAAAAGGTGGAGTTCTTGCAGAAGCCTGAGAATCATTTTGTGATAACCTTTCAATCTCACTATCATACTTGAATGAAGGAAGTTTCTTCTGTAGACCCTTGGGCCTTCCTACAAATTTTTTCTCAAACTCGGTTGGAGGTGTGCTCTCATCATAACTTTTCTCGAACTCAATCAAAGGCGTATCCTCATTCTTCTCTCCCATCTCAAACAAACAGGAAGAGAAGCTGGTCAAAAGACTTGCTTTACAACTTCTACTCCGCCTTAACTTGTAGATCAAGGGAGTGGGCGTCTCTTTCTCTGGGAACCATTGAGATGTCTCTTCAGGAGATGGAATTACAAAACCTTTATGGTTCAATAGGGGAGACTTATTAGTgccatctccattctcaaccACTGTCAATCCTGAGGTAGCTGTGTTTGCTGCAGGAGATGAGAAATTTGAGTATCTGCTTCTGCTGGAATATGATATATTTGATGGAACAAATCTGTTTGTGTTTGACTCTTCCATCTCAATGCACCGGACTTCCTTGCAAACATCCTCTGAATTTACATCAGACTGTTCTTTGTTCTCCTCCTGATGCAGATTTGCATCAATGGAATTACTAACTGACAACTGGCTGGACGAGAACACGTGTGGGATCAGGAAATTGTCATCAAAGTCTGGACGTTGGGGTAGAGTATCCTCAGAACTCGTCCTACTGTCTACATCTGAATACTGAGATGTGCCAAATGATCTAACACTGCCTCGGCGGTGGTGAGAACCAGCCAGAATAGGTATTCCTGATGGTTGAGTTTCAATGTTTTCCCATGAATTTCGCACTCGCAATTTGGGGTAATAACGATCAAGATCCACCTACATTATAATGGAAACCAACTGAACTTAGTACAGGACAAACATATTGAAGTAAATTGGATTCTTCAGTTTAGAAGCACATACTGATGATGGCTTATCATCTTC
This genomic interval from Argentina anserina chromosome 1, drPotAnse1.1, whole genome shotgun sequence contains the following:
- the LOC126796173 gene encoding V-type proton ATPase 16 kDa proteolipid subunit-like, giving the protein MASTTFSGDETAPFFGFLGAAAALVFSCMGAAYGTAKSGVGVASMGVMRPELVMKSIVPVVMAGVLGIYGLIIAVIISTGINPKAKSYYLFDGYAHLSSGLACGLAGLSAGMAIGIVGDAGVRANAQQPKLFVGMILILIFAEALALYGLIVGIILSSRAGQSRAD
- the LOC126805034 gene encoding kinesin-like protein KIN-7C, which encodes MVAIGGQEPMQEPGNGERILVSVRLRPLSEKETARNDVSDWECINENTVIYRNNLSISERSMYPTVYTFDRVFSNDCSTRRVYEEGAKKVALSVASGINSSIFAYGQTSSGKTYTMSGITEYAVADIYDYIDKHEEREFVLKFSALEIYNESVRDLLSADTTPLRLLDDPERGTIVERLTEETLRDWNHFRELLAICEDQRQIGETSLNEASSRSHQILRLVIESSAREFLGYDKSSSLTAMVNFVDLAGSERASQTLSAGTRLKEGCHINRSLLTLGTVIRKLSKGRNGHIPYRDSKLTRILQSSLGGNARTAIICTLSPAHSHVEQSRNTLLFASCAKEVTTNAQVNVVMSDKTLVKHLQKELAKLENELKSSGTKIGPADSSTLLREKDLQIEKLKKEVSELTLQRDLAQSEVKDLVRVLEDDKPSSVDLDRYYPKLRVRNSWENIETQPSGIPILAGSHHRRGSVRSFGTSQYSDVDSRTSSEDTLPQRPDFDDNFLIPHVFSSSQLSVSNSIDANLHQEENKEQSDVNSEDVCKEVRCIEMEESNTNRFVPSNISYSSRSRYSNFSSPAANTATSGLTVVENGDGTNKSPLLNHKGFVIPSPEETSQWFPEKETPTPLIYKLRRSRSCKASLLTSFSSCLFEMGEKNEDTPLIEFEKSYDESTPPTEFEKKFVGRPKGLQKKLPSFKYDSEIERLSQNDSQASARTPPFDECKPYNTESTTNDKSIEASSLVEETKELTTTDDRTTESSSLVEDTRETTTTDDNEKTTERSYLVEETDDKITQSNYSVDGITEMMDTQSTTQLPDSMLSGTDTTPIPETLPETDARSTPETDLRLIPVDWPVQETGLRSIPSTREVKDVGLDPMPMDEENDSTWPSEFKRLQREIVELWHACNVSLVHRTYFFLLFKGDPSDSIYMEVELRRLSFLKGTFLKGDQAFEDGLTPASSLRALCSERHMLSKQMSKRLSKDERDNLYLKWGIGLNSKNRRLQLANRLWSDTNNMDHISDSANVVAKLVGSVEPEQAFKEMFGLRFTPRESTTRRRSYRWTESLKHLV